The Hordeum vulgare subsp. vulgare chromosome 7H, MorexV3_pseudomolecules_assembly, whole genome shotgun sequence DNA window TAGAAGATTTATattgttttttgttattttttttgaggtattatatattttttagaaaaaaaaaacATTTGGATCAGCCTCACCCGACGTTGATGGGCCGGATCCCACCAAACCCACTAGGGTTCCCAGCAAAACGACACATACATATCTCCCACAGCCTTCTCCCTCTTCTGCCTCTACCCtagccgccactttcttccctacGAGCGCCCCTCCCTTGTCTCCCTTCCGCTCTGACCCTCCAACGCCCCTACTCTCTCTCCCCCTGTTCTTCCTTCGGTGCCTCCCCGCTCCAGTAGCTTCTCCTCCGGCCATGTCGACGCTCTCCACACAGGGGAACGCACATGGAAAACCTACCGATCGCCCCGACCACCGACTGCCATGGTCGCCGCCGGTTCCTCCGCAACCCTCCAGGCTCCAGTCTCCCTCAATGACAAGGTGAGTGCTCGCTCCCTCACTAGATCTCTATCAGGCCGAATCTGCTCCTCCTGCTGTGGGTATACGACGATCTAATCAGGTTTGGCTTGTTCATTTTTGGCAGGCGGCGACCATGGGCGGCGGTGTCGACGGCGACCGGGCGGCGGGGGACTGCGGGTGTGCGCGATCTGCCTCGAACAGATCCCGCTCCAAGAGACGACACTTGTCAAGGGCTGCGACCACGCCTACTGCAACCGCCGCCGTCCTCCCGACGCTCCGCCAGAACCTCTGCCgcaaccgccgccacctcccgcgcGCGCCCCGCCTCGCCCAGCTCCACTGGAACTGCCCCGCGCACCTTGCCCAGCTCGCCGCGCCGTGCCGCTACGACCTCGTTGTCGCCGCCGACGTTGTCTACGTCCAGGAGTCAGTGCCCCACCTCGTCGCCGCCATGGACGCACTCGCCGATGCCGAGCGCTGCGTCGTGCTCCTCGGGTACCAGATCCGGTCCCCCGAGGCGCACCAGGCCTTTTGGGACGCAGTGTCTGCCGCCTTCCCGGTGATCGAGAAGGTGCCGCGGGAGCACCTCGACCCGGAGTACGCCTTGGAGGAATCCGACGTGTTCGTGCTCCGTAGGAGGCCGCGGGAGTGAGATTTTTGCTCTATTGCGTCAGGCATTTACATAGCAGGTTTGCAGGAATTCCTTATTTTAGTTCAAAAGCATGAGCATTTAGTTGTGATGGCTGATGAAGGCCGCTGATAGGAAGTGATGAATGTTTTGGCTTCCATGGGTTAATGTTTAAGTAGCATGTTAAGTTTCACCTATGTTTTGTGGTGTAAACATATCGGAGTTTTCATGTTCATGATCGTATTTGTTCGTTGCATTGGGTGATCGACAAAAAAGAAGTCCACTGTGTAGACTTAATGGAATTGTGGTCATTATGCATCTTAACACTCAACTTCTGTGTTGAAATTAAATCTTCTTGTGAGTGATACTCTGTCTCGATGAACTGATGAAATGCCCCTCTTTCCAACTATGGTAAGAGATTAACTGAATGTGACTTTAAATTAAGAGATAATTGGCTCAACTTCTTTGTCGAAGTCAAATCATAGTGACACTCTGTTTTGATGAACTGATTGTAAACTGGAAATGTCCCTCCTCCCAACTAGGGAGAGAGATAATGGAATGCGACTCCTCGGGTATGCAAAATTTAGCTGAGTACACTGAGAGGATTCTGCTATGTACTGTATAACTGTAGTATACAGTACACGTACCTCTGGTTTCATTGAGCATGGTGTATATCCAGAGAATGTGTCTATGCCTTTTCACATGGTAGTATGATTGTGTACTTAATaccccctccgtcccaaaattcttgtcttaggtttattTAGAAATgagtgtatctaaatactaaaacatgactagatacattcatacatagacaaatctaagacaataattttggaacggaggaagtacttagTACTAGTTGTAGCATATATACAAACTTTTACTATGtaaaaactaaaaacaaaaatatttgtgTACGGCTCCTGACGTTGACATGTTTATCTCCTGAGCGTCGTCTTCTCCTCAGGCTCCAGGTTGTTCGTCGGAGGTAAGATTCGTACATCTCACTCCTGTCCAGTGTTCATGCTAATGTGTGAATCATACCTCCAGCAATAATGCGCTTTGCTGACTTATGGATCAGGATGCCTTGCGTTCAGTTTCTTGTCAATTGTTTGATGCCTGAACCTGAAAATCTTCACCATTTTAGATCTGACAGACTTCCTATCAGTTATCTCTTTTGCTAATTTATTTAGTAAGTTCATGCTAGTTTATAGTCATCCTGCTTGCTGATTTTACTACCACAATTCACCATTGTCCTGTGAAATAGACTCTGTCCTTTTTTTCACTAAATGTAAAATGCAAGAAGTGTGCTGATGACGATTTTATTAAATAAATGGTTCAGGATGTTCTGATGGCCTACTGTTTGGCATTGCTGACCCGGTGGGAGCGGGTGTTCTGATGGTGTACTCTGTCTCAAAATGTAAGGCCTTTTTAACACTATGGGAATAGCGGCAAATTAGCACAACACTCGCACATTCATTCGGTTCTTGTGTTCATGGAGTTTCTTTGCTCCAAAACTGTAGGGCTAGAAAAAGAAACACATAAATAATACATGGTTGCACGTGCAAAAAGAGGATTGCGAAAGCATGAGAATTTTGGGTGGTTGATTCAAAGGAACACATGAATCCTAAGATTATAGCCAAATCAGGGTCAAAACACATGTTTGGAATCCCTTCTTCACTGATGCAACTTCTGTTGTGTATTTATATCTACACATCTGATATAATTGGTCAGCCGGCACATCGAATCTCTGTATGCTCCCATTTAGGTGCTCTTGTGTTGAATGAATTTGTGTCTATGTGCTCACTCCTTTCAAACTGTATGGTGATTGCAGCACCTTCTCTGCTCTAACTATGGCTGCCATTTTTCCTCTTACAGGTTAGGAGGGGATAGATAAAATTATAGGAGCCCGGCGTCACCATGTTCGGGAAGAAGGATTACCAGCAATGGCGTCTCATCTGCCGAATGGTAAGTGGTAACAGATTTGCAAGATGAATGACAGTGTGTAGTCTGAATATGCTTCGTCAGTGCAGCTATCTGCTTGATTTATATATCTGCCACATATATAGTTTTTGGCCCATTTGATttccttgatcatctttgataacCTGGCACATTCTTTTGGGTAGTGCGTAATGTACACAATGTTGAATTAGGGACCAGTTTTTGCTTCAC harbors:
- the LOC123408502 gene encoding uncharacterized protein LOC123408502, which translates into the protein MVAAGSSATLQAPVSLNDKAATMGGGVDGDRAAGDCGCARSASNRSRSKRRHLSRAATTPTATAAVLPTLRQNLCRNRRHLPRAPRLAQLHWNCPAHLAQLAAPCRYDLVVAADVVYVQESVPHLVAAMDALADAERCVVLLGYQIRSPEAHQAFWDAVSAAFPVIEKVPREHLDPEYALEESDVFVLRRRPRE